A single window of Pyxidicoccus xibeiensis DNA harbors:
- a CDS encoding Na+/H+ antiporter subunit E, with translation MKRLLPSPVLSCALFGLWLLLSQSVSVGTVLLGVAQALAWPVLTAELRPAPVRMRRPVAIARLVLNVAVDVVLSNFAVARAILTKRVKDIPSGFVHVPLEVRDPNALAVLAMIVAATPGTVWAELSLDRSVLLLHVLEVPDKAVVIETIKRRYERHLREIFE, from the coding sequence ATGAAGCGGCTGCTCCCCTCCCCCGTCCTCTCCTGCGCGCTCTTCGGGCTCTGGCTGCTGCTCAGCCAGTCGGTGAGCGTGGGCACGGTGCTGCTGGGCGTGGCGCAGGCCCTGGCCTGGCCCGTGCTCACCGCGGAGCTGCGGCCCGCGCCGGTGCGGATGCGGCGGCCGGTGGCCATCGCGCGGCTGGTGCTGAACGTCGCCGTGGACGTGGTGCTCTCGAACTTCGCGGTGGCCCGCGCCATCCTCACCAAACGCGTCAAGGACATCCCCTCGGGCTTCGTGCACGTCCCCCTGGAGGTGAGGGACCCCAACGCGCTGGCGGTGCTGGCGATGATTGTCGCCGCGACGCCGGGCACCGTGTGGGCGGAGCTGTCGCTGGACCGCAGCGTGCTGCTCCTCCACGTGCTCGAGGTCCCCGACAAGGCCGTCGTCATCGAGACCATCAAGCGCCGCTACGAGCGGCACCTGCGGGAGATCTTCGAATGA
- a CDS encoding K+/H+ antiporter subunit F encodes MSPLLAWALRIAVGCLLLAMGLGLVRLLRGPSAQDRVMALDNLFVNAMLVMLTLGLSYRSSTYFEAALLVSVFGFVGSMAMAKFLLRGEVIE; translated from the coding sequence ATGAGTCCACTGCTTGCCTGGGCGCTGCGCATCGCCGTCGGCTGTCTGCTGCTGGCCATGGGACTGGGGCTGGTGCGCCTGCTGCGCGGCCCCTCCGCGCAGGACCGGGTGATGGCGCTCGACAACCTCTTCGTCAACGCCATGCTGGTGATGCTGACGCTGGGGCTGAGCTACCGCAGCAGCACCTACTTCGAGGCGGCGCTGCTCGTCTCGGTGTTCGGCTTCGTGGGCTCCATGGCGATGGCGAAGTTCCTGCTGCGCGGCGAGGTCATCGAATGA
- the mnhG gene encoding monovalent cation/H(+) antiporter subunit G, with the protein MTTSLPPWVDVVTAVLVVTAALLALTGSLGLVRLRGFFQRVHAPTLGSTGACWLLTLSTALQFSFVREQFYVHALLIALFITLTAPITTVFLSRAALFRMRLARQDVPPSVTEQPAPPPQA; encoded by the coding sequence ATGACGACCTCGCTCCCGCCCTGGGTGGACGTGGTGACGGCGGTGCTGGTGGTGACCGCCGCCCTGCTGGCGCTGACCGGCTCGCTGGGTCTGGTGCGGCTGCGCGGCTTCTTCCAGCGCGTCCACGCGCCCACGCTGGGCTCCACCGGCGCCTGCTGGCTGCTGACGCTGTCCACGGCGCTGCAGTTCTCCTTCGTGCGCGAGCAGTTCTACGTACACGCGCTGCTCATCGCCCTCTTCATCACCCTGACGGCGCCCATCACCACCGTCTTCCTGTCGCGCGCGGCGCTGTTCCGGATGCGCCTGGCCCGCCAGGACGTGCCCCCCTCCGTCACCGAGCAGCCCGCCCCCCCGCCGCAGGCTTGA
- a CDS encoding HNH endonuclease, whose amino-acid sequence METLVLSQSYEPVARVPWQRAVMLIFQGKVEVVEEYEDRFVRSVTVAVRMPSVIRFIRGLRKGPKGVKFSRENVYLRDNCRCQYCGLKVSRPEATYDHVLPRAQGGKTCWENVVIACVPCNQKKGNRTPAVAKMALRSTPVKPKKVSDALHLTFMFEKGMPTSWAKFLGDMAYWHVELEE is encoded by the coding sequence ATGGAGACGCTGGTACTGAGTCAGTCCTACGAGCCCGTCGCGCGGGTCCCCTGGCAGCGCGCGGTGATGTTGATCTTCCAGGGCAAGGTCGAGGTGGTCGAGGAGTACGAGGACCGCTTCGTGCGCTCGGTGACGGTGGCGGTGCGCATGCCGTCCGTCATCCGGTTCATCCGCGGGCTGCGCAAGGGCCCCAAGGGTGTGAAGTTCAGCCGGGAGAACGTCTACCTGCGCGACAACTGCCGCTGCCAGTACTGCGGCCTCAAGGTCTCCCGGCCCGAGGCCACGTATGACCACGTCCTCCCCCGCGCGCAGGGTGGCAAGACGTGCTGGGAGAACGTCGTCATCGCGTGCGTGCCCTGCAACCAGAAGAAGGGCAACCGCACCCCGGCGGTGGCGAAGATGGCGCTGCGCAGCACGCCGGTGAAGCCGAAGAAGGTTTCGGACGCCCTGCACCTGACCTTCATGTTCGAGAAGGGCATGCCCACCTCGTGGGCGAAGTTCCTGGGCGACATGGCGTACTGGCACGTGGAGCTGGAGGAGTGA
- a CDS encoding cytochrome C encodes MRHLRMGPGWVAGVAWLAVMGGVALGCGSQGAPVRTGDDEQAQVPVGTEDRERIERGLILSPVPLNLTGLDRDLVGLGSYLVNATSGCSDCHTNPPYLPGGDPFLGEPEQTNSANFLAGGRPFGPGIVSPNLTPGAEGLPAGLTYEAFVALMRTGRTPGGRILQVMPWPVFSKMRDADLRAIYEYLRAIPPAQPGTTPPPTPGPGPGPYP; translated from the coding sequence ATGAGGCACTTGCGGATGGGCCCTGGGTGGGTGGCGGGGGTGGCGTGGCTCGCCGTCATGGGCGGCGTCGCGCTCGGCTGCGGGTCGCAGGGCGCCCCGGTGCGGACCGGTGATGACGAGCAGGCCCAGGTCCCCGTGGGGACCGAGGACCGGGAGCGCATCGAGCGGGGCCTGATTCTCTCCCCGGTGCCCCTGAACCTGACGGGACTGGACCGCGACCTGGTGGGGCTCGGCAGCTACCTCGTCAACGCCACGAGCGGGTGCAGTGACTGCCACACCAACCCACCCTATCTCCCCGGGGGAGACCCCTTCCTGGGAGAGCCGGAGCAGACCAACAGCGCGAACTTCCTCGCGGGTGGGCGGCCGTTCGGCCCCGGCATCGTGTCCCCCAACCTCACGCCGGGCGCGGAGGGGCTGCCGGCGGGACTCACCTATGAGGCCTTCGTGGCGCTGATGCGCACCGGCCGCACGCCGGGCGGGCGCATCCTCCAGGTGATGCCGTGGCCCGTCTTCTCGAAGATGCGCGATGCGGACCTGCGGGCCATCTACGAATATCTGCGAGCCATCCCCCCGGCCCAGCCGGGGACGACGCCACCGCCCACGCCGGGGCCTGGACCCGGCCCCTACCCCTGA
- a CDS encoding AAA family ATPase, which translates to MATRKSEDQERLIDRDLTALGREGKLPAAHGVDAAVTEVLGLLTRGGKHPLLAGEPGVGKSALVQEVARRIAEGRVDAELSQARLVEVSVANILARSTQRQAAESFEELLSHLGRHSCPIVYIRDLPAALGGPLAPVAVRALRTGGLRFIFETEPKRVQELLRSDEALAERLHLLPLHEPPLEKARWVLGRVAEELEKELRLPIDPAACDLALRLSAKFLLAQRMPRKAIELLKETAAEAAGAAKDHVGPEDVLTRFCAATRLPRFVVDDAMPLDLDETERFFGERLLGQTDAVGAVLRSVALLKAGLNDPRRPLGVFLFAGPTGVGKTQLAKLLAEYLFGSADRLVRLNMADYPNDGDESVPFGAAWAPALETRRGELSALLDGKVFTVLLLDEFEKAARSVHDRFLQLFDEGTFVNGAGETVSCNNTLIVATSNVGAEVYRESGLGFTIHKRTEEIVSEVDRRIGEAFRPEFLNRFDAICHFRPLSKVDIRKIAQREVGRVLEREGIRARSLDVEVTPQVVDLLVERGYSPQFGARYLQREIEKTLTAALAVEIARKPLPPGTPVRVEARPHGRVVAVAEPPAAAPSPTAQLLLPSARAAPVKRRLDRKSLLFEMDRLVGKTRALAVSSGRPELELRRAALLAETQAPNLWDDPTRAAEVIRAFRTVEAHLNELERLEAACLFARRLVREAKNEVQLASAARQVEDVAREVQMAEALHASGSTQQDNEALVDICASDSAELQEAWVQELATMYLGWAQRRGYDAVAVAEAEEPARVVVRIIGPGAYGFLAGEAGMHRRLEEEKRQRAYVRVHRGGELSEEERELLDVQGRPVKSHEGSYLQRVRTEVTVRDESTGRILTLTGAGELDELKTIAARVVAGQGGSTDEARRYYVGRSARVEDPRTGAGSPRVKDVMRGELDVFIAAWISRPPAEPPATGS; encoded by the coding sequence ATGGCGACGAGGAAGAGCGAGGACCAGGAGCGTCTCATCGACCGCGACCTCACCGCGCTGGGCCGCGAGGGCAAGCTCCCGGCCGCGCACGGGGTCGACGCGGCCGTGACGGAGGTGCTCGGCCTGCTCACGCGGGGCGGCAAGCACCCCCTGCTGGCGGGCGAGCCCGGCGTGGGAAAGAGCGCGCTCGTGCAGGAGGTGGCGCGCCGCATCGCCGAGGGGCGCGTGGACGCCGAGCTGTCCCAGGCACGGCTGGTGGAGGTGTCCGTCGCCAACATCCTGGCGCGCAGCACCCAGCGGCAGGCGGCCGAGAGCTTCGAGGAGCTGCTGTCGCACCTGGGCCGGCACTCCTGCCCCATCGTCTACATCCGTGACCTCCCGGCGGCCCTGGGCGGGCCCCTGGCCCCCGTGGCCGTGCGCGCGCTGCGCACCGGCGGCCTGCGCTTCATCTTCGAGACGGAGCCCAAGCGCGTCCAGGAGCTGCTGCGCTCGGACGAGGCGCTGGCCGAGCGGCTCCACCTGCTGCCCCTGCACGAGCCTCCGCTGGAGAAGGCGCGCTGGGTGCTGGGCCGCGTGGCCGAGGAGCTCGAGAAGGAGCTGCGGCTGCCCATCGACCCGGCGGCGTGTGACCTCGCGCTGCGCCTGTCGGCCAAGTTCCTGCTCGCGCAGCGGATGCCGCGCAAGGCCATCGAGCTGCTCAAGGAGACGGCGGCGGAGGCGGCGGGCGCGGCCAAGGACCACGTGGGTCCCGAGGACGTGCTCACCCGCTTCTGCGCCGCCACGCGCCTGCCACGCTTCGTGGTGGACGACGCGATGCCGCTCGATTTGGACGAGACGGAGCGCTTCTTCGGCGAGCGGCTGCTGGGGCAGACGGACGCGGTGGGCGCGGTGCTGCGCTCGGTGGCGCTGCTCAAGGCGGGCCTGAACGACCCGCGCCGGCCGCTGGGCGTGTTCCTCTTCGCGGGCCCCACGGGCGTGGGCAAGACGCAGCTGGCGAAGCTCCTGGCGGAGTACCTCTTCGGCTCGGCGGACAGGCTGGTGCGCCTGAACATGGCGGACTACCCCAACGACGGCGACGAGAGCGTCCCGTTCGGCGCGGCGTGGGCCCCGGCCCTAGAGACGCGGCGCGGCGAGCTGAGCGCGCTCCTGGACGGCAAGGTGTTCACCGTGCTGCTGCTCGACGAGTTCGAGAAGGCGGCGCGCAGCGTGCACGACCGCTTCCTCCAGCTCTTCGACGAGGGCACCTTCGTCAACGGCGCGGGCGAGACGGTGTCGTGCAACAACACGCTCATCGTCGCCACGTCCAATGTGGGCGCGGAGGTGTACCGCGAGTCCGGCCTGGGCTTCACCATCCACAAGCGCACGGAGGAGATTGTCTCCGAGGTGGACCGGCGCATCGGCGAGGCCTTCCGCCCGGAGTTCCTCAACCGCTTCGACGCCATCTGTCACTTCCGGCCGCTGTCCAAGGTGGACATCCGCAAGATTGCCCAGCGCGAGGTGGGCCGCGTCCTGGAGCGCGAGGGCATCCGCGCGCGCTCGCTGGACGTGGAGGTGACGCCCCAGGTGGTGGACCTCCTGGTGGAGCGCGGCTACTCGCCGCAGTTCGGCGCGCGCTACCTGCAGCGCGAAATCGAGAAGACGCTCACCGCGGCGCTCGCGGTGGAGATTGCGCGCAAGCCGCTGCCGCCGGGCACGCCCGTGCGGGTGGAGGCGCGGCCCCATGGCCGGGTGGTGGCGGTGGCCGAGCCTCCGGCGGCGGCGCCGTCACCCACGGCGCAGCTGTTGCTGCCGTCCGCGCGCGCGGCCCCGGTGAAGCGGCGGCTGGACCGCAAGTCGCTCCTGTTCGAGATGGACCGGCTGGTGGGCAAGACGCGCGCGCTGGCGGTGTCGTCGGGCCGGCCGGAGCTGGAGCTGCGGCGCGCGGCGCTGCTGGCGGAGACGCAGGCGCCCAACCTCTGGGACGACCCCACGCGCGCGGCCGAGGTCATCCGGGCCTTCCGCACGGTGGAGGCGCACCTCAACGAGCTGGAGCGGCTGGAGGCCGCGTGCCTCTTCGCGCGGCGGCTGGTGCGCGAGGCGAAGAACGAGGTGCAGCTCGCCTCCGCGGCCAGGCAGGTGGAGGACGTCGCCCGCGAGGTGCAGATGGCGGAGGCGCTCCACGCGTCCGGGTCCACGCAGCAGGACAACGAGGCGCTGGTGGACATCTGCGCCAGCGACTCGGCGGAGCTGCAGGAGGCGTGGGTGCAGGAGCTGGCCACCATGTACCTGGGCTGGGCGCAGCGGCGCGGCTATGACGCGGTGGCCGTGGCCGAGGCGGAGGAGCCCGCGCGCGTGGTGGTGCGCATCATCGGCCCGGGCGCGTACGGCTTCCTGGCGGGCGAGGCCGGCATGCACCGGCGCCTGGAGGAGGAGAAGCGCCAGCGCGCCTACGTGCGAGTGCACCGCGGCGGCGAGCTGTCGGAAGAGGAGCGGGAGCTGCTGGACGTCCAGGGCCGGCCGGTGAAGAGCCACGAGGGCTCCTACCTCCAGCGCGTGCGCACGGAGGTGACGGTGCGGGACGAGAGCACCGGGCGCATCCTCACGCTCACCGGCGCGGGCGAGCTGGACGAGCTGAAGACCATCGCCGCGCGCGTGGTGGCCGGCCAGGGCGGCTCCACGGACGAGGCCCGCCGCTACTACGTGGGCCGCAGCGCCCGCGTGGAGGACCCGCGCACCGGCGCCGGCAGCCCGCGCGTGAAGGACGTGATGCGCGGCGAGCTGGACGTGTTCATCGCCGCGTGGATTTCCCGCCCGCCCGCGGAGCCCCCCGCCACGGGGAGCTGA
- a CDS encoding CARDB domain-containing protein — protein sequence MQRKKPVARATPLWLLMGLFTGAGCEGAGSPPAQEPRPASRSSSLEAYGPDLVVTELHAPPSIRPGQYFKATVTVCNQGTLASETYGSWSSLELYLSTDQSLSFPGAGMPPPTDQVMLYGTGLPPLDPGQCLTQTLELSAALPPDAQGNGAYYLGAIADAFESLTELREDNNVLVSEPVGVGYGPDLVVTQVKAPASVRQGQSFTATVEVCNQGTESSGSYSQAQLELYLSVDDSLTVQQPGGPMPTDQRRVGSLGLPSLNPGQCVLRTVSANAELPPDAQGDGAYHVGAIVDPYQSEQELREDNNVHVAGLVGVGQRADLVVTQVTGPASVGSGDAFTATVTVCNQGTESSGSFGQSQVDLYLSLDDSLTAPQPGMPLPTDQRLIGSLSVQSLNAGQCITRTLPASAMLPPDAQGDGGYFLGAIVDPNQSEQELREDNNVHVAGRLGVGSRADLVVTELKGPASAAPGDTFTATVTVCNQGTESANGYSQPVVELYVSSDTALTLPSSSGPGMPMPDDQQLLGSVSLPWLDAGQCVTRSVQAHADQPPAAQGDGAFYLAAIVDPYQSEQELREDNNVHVAGLMGVGYGPDLVVKRVSGPVSVRSGDSFLATVEVCNQGTESTGGWYGQTLQVELYLSLDATLTHAQASGPAPMPTDQRTIGVADLPSLSAGQCVTRTQNVYASVPPDAMGGEGALYLGAIVDVFREEEELREDNNVFIGGLMGVGHRSDLVVTDVKAPANVRPGDTFTATVTVCNQGTEATGGFGQPQLELYVSMDTALTFSTPSAPGPQQATDQRLLASVGVPHLFPTQCVPLTMNAYAGFPPDAMGEAGAFYLGAIVDVSQTEQELREDNNVYLAGLMGVGTHADLVVTELKGPPSVRPGDTFTATVTVCNQGTDPSGGGWSGQAQLELYLSTTTALKFHPTSGPGTNPLDQRMVASTSVRTLYPGECESQTLNANASLPHGTQPDGALYLGAIVDAFQVEQELREDNNVHIAGLMGVGHRADLVVTELKGPPSVRPGDFFTATVKVCNQGTEATSGWYGQAQLELYLSRDTVLTPPSTSGPGTMPTDQRTVATVPVQELGAGRCTSLTVNASAQRPQDAMADEPLYLGAFVDAFQAQQELREDNNLHVGGLMGVGHRSDLVVTEVSGPASVRHGDSFNATVKVCNQGTETTSGWYSQPRVELYLSRDTTVTPPPMGPSYPDNDQRLIGSVELPPMAAGQCVTRTVSANASPPYPQAPGGLETAFYLGAIVDPNQSEQELREDNNVTVGTLIGVGNLADLVVTQVQGPPSVRHGDAFTATVTVCNQGTYSSGGWYGQSRLALYLSADDTLAVPSTGGPNPYPTTDEQEVASDYLPSLQPGQCVTRVLTANAQPPPGPYSDRAWYLGATIDTQATEQELREDNNSLVGGLVGVGFRADLVVTEVSGPASVRPGDSFNATVQVCNQGTYGSGGWYGQTRLELYQSRTPELAFPEPGPGSQNPDVQWLVGGIDVMPLMEGQCVTLTVPASAHGGYGSSAPRAWYLGAIVDAHQGEQELREDNNVTVGGLMGVGNDADLVVTAVSGPPAVQRGGAFTADVTVCNQGTEPSNHPYVNGHLELYLSLDTSVTVPVPGGPGPMYPPNDQVLVGSLDVGTLAPAQCVTVAVPAAANLLSDPAWDDGAFYLAAAIDTASTISELREDNNVTVGGLMGVGSRPDLVVTSVTAPSSVQHGAVFTASVEVCNQGTTPVDGTYGGPMVELYISLDTTLTAGGPGPMSMDQYPVGSTQLGALAAGQCTTLSLSGNAHAPPAGQGAGAYFLGAIIDPHHGHAELREDNNSRADHAFELTW from the coding sequence ATGCAACGCAAGAAGCCGGTAGCGAGAGCCACGCCTCTGTGGCTGTTGATGGGATTGTTCACGGGCGCGGGGTGTGAAGGAGCAGGGAGCCCACCCGCCCAGGAGCCGCGACCCGCGTCGCGCTCCAGCTCCCTGGAAGCGTACGGACCGGACCTGGTGGTGACGGAGCTGCACGCTCCTCCGAGTATCCGGCCCGGCCAGTACTTCAAGGCCACGGTGACGGTGTGCAACCAGGGCACCCTGGCCTCGGAGACCTATGGCAGCTGGTCCTCGCTGGAGCTGTACCTCTCCACGGACCAGAGCCTCTCGTTCCCCGGGGCGGGGATGCCGCCTCCCACGGACCAGGTGATGCTCTACGGCACCGGCCTGCCCCCGCTGGACCCGGGGCAGTGCCTGACGCAGACGCTGGAGCTGTCGGCCGCGCTGCCGCCGGATGCGCAGGGCAATGGGGCGTACTACCTGGGCGCCATCGCCGACGCGTTCGAGTCGCTGACGGAGCTGCGCGAGGACAACAACGTCCTCGTCTCGGAGCCGGTGGGCGTGGGCTACGGCCCCGACCTGGTGGTGACGCAGGTGAAGGCCCCCGCCAGCGTGCGCCAGGGCCAGTCCTTCACCGCCACGGTGGAGGTCTGCAACCAGGGCACGGAGTCCTCGGGCTCCTACAGCCAGGCACAGCTGGAGCTGTACCTGTCCGTGGATGACAGCCTCACGGTGCAGCAGCCGGGCGGGCCCATGCCCACGGACCAGCGGCGGGTGGGCTCGCTGGGCCTGCCGTCGCTGAACCCCGGGCAGTGCGTGCTGCGGACGGTGAGCGCGAACGCGGAGCTGCCTCCGGACGCGCAGGGTGACGGGGCGTATCACGTCGGCGCCATCGTGGACCCGTACCAGTCCGAGCAGGAGCTGCGCGAGGACAACAACGTCCACGTCGCCGGGCTCGTGGGCGTGGGCCAGCGCGCCGACCTGGTGGTGACGCAGGTGACGGGGCCGGCCAGCGTGGGCTCCGGTGACGCCTTCACCGCCACGGTGACGGTGTGCAACCAGGGCACGGAGTCCTCGGGCTCCTTTGGCCAGTCGCAGGTGGACCTTTACCTGTCCCTGGACGACAGCCTCACGGCGCCGCAGCCCGGCATGCCGCTGCCCACGGACCAGCGGCTGATTGGCTCGCTGAGCGTGCAGTCGCTCAACGCGGGCCAGTGCATCACACGGACGCTGCCGGCCTCCGCGATGCTGCCTCCGGACGCGCAGGGCGACGGTGGCTACTTCCTGGGCGCCATCGTGGACCCGAACCAGTCCGAGCAGGAGCTGCGTGAGGACAACAACGTCCACGTCGCGGGCAGGCTCGGCGTCGGCTCCCGCGCCGACCTGGTGGTGACGGAGCTGAAGGGGCCGGCCAGCGCGGCTCCGGGCGACACCTTCACCGCCACGGTGACGGTGTGCAACCAGGGCACGGAGTCCGCCAATGGCTACAGCCAGCCCGTCGTGGAGCTGTACGTGTCCTCGGACACGGCGCTCACGCTTCCGTCCAGCTCGGGCCCCGGGATGCCGATGCCCGACGACCAGCAACTGCTGGGCTCGGTGAGCCTGCCCTGGCTGGACGCGGGGCAGTGCGTGACGCGCAGCGTGCAGGCCCATGCGGACCAGCCTCCGGCGGCGCAGGGGGACGGCGCCTTCTACCTGGCGGCCATCGTGGACCCGTACCAGTCCGAGCAGGAGCTGCGCGAGGACAACAACGTCCATGTCGCCGGCCTGATGGGCGTGGGCTACGGCCCTGACCTGGTGGTGAAGCGCGTGAGCGGCCCCGTCAGCGTGCGCAGCGGTGACTCCTTCCTGGCCACCGTGGAGGTGTGCAACCAGGGCACGGAGTCCACCGGGGGCTGGTACGGCCAGACGCTCCAGGTGGAGCTGTACCTGTCCCTGGATGCGACGCTCACGCACGCCCAGGCCTCGGGCCCGGCGCCGATGCCCACCGACCAGCGGACGATTGGCGTGGCGGACCTGCCCTCGCTGAGCGCGGGGCAGTGTGTGACGCGCACCCAGAACGTCTACGCCTCCGTGCCTCCCGACGCCATGGGCGGCGAGGGCGCGCTCTACCTGGGCGCCATCGTGGACGTGTTCCGTGAGGAGGAGGAGCTGCGCGAGGACAACAACGTCTTCATCGGCGGATTGATGGGCGTGGGCCACCGCTCCGACCTGGTCGTCACGGACGTGAAGGCGCCCGCCAACGTGCGCCCGGGCGACACCTTCACCGCCACGGTGACGGTGTGCAACCAGGGCACGGAGGCCACCGGCGGGTTCGGCCAGCCGCAGCTGGAGCTGTACGTCTCCATGGACACGGCGCTCACGTTCTCCACGCCGTCGGCCCCGGGCCCGCAGCAGGCCACGGACCAGCGGCTGCTCGCCTCGGTGGGCGTGCCGCACCTCTTCCCGACGCAGTGCGTGCCCCTGACGATGAACGCCTACGCCGGCTTCCCGCCGGACGCGATGGGAGAGGCGGGCGCCTTCTACCTGGGCGCCATCGTGGACGTCTCGCAGACGGAGCAGGAGCTGCGTGAGGACAACAACGTCTACCTCGCCGGGCTCATGGGGGTGGGCACCCACGCCGACCTGGTGGTGACGGAGCTGAAGGGCCCGCCGAGCGTGCGGCCCGGTGACACCTTCACCGCGACGGTGACGGTGTGCAACCAGGGCACGGACCCCTCTGGCGGCGGCTGGTCCGGCCAGGCGCAGCTGGAGCTGTACCTGTCCACCACGACGGCGCTGAAGTTCCACCCGACGTCGGGCCCGGGCACCAACCCGCTGGACCAGCGGATGGTGGCCTCCACCAGCGTGCGGACCCTGTACCCGGGAGAGTGCGAGTCGCAGACGCTCAACGCGAACGCGAGCCTGCCTCACGGCACGCAGCCCGACGGTGCCCTGTACCTGGGCGCCATCGTGGACGCCTTCCAGGTGGAGCAGGAGCTGCGCGAGGACAACAACGTCCACATCGCCGGGCTCATGGGCGTGGGTCACCGCGCCGACCTGGTGGTGACGGAGCTGAAGGGCCCGCCGAGCGTGCGGCCCGGTGACTTCTTCACCGCCACGGTGAAGGTCTGCAACCAGGGCACGGAGGCCACCAGCGGCTGGTATGGCCAGGCGCAGCTGGAGTTGTACCTGTCCCGGGACACGGTGCTCACGCCTCCCTCGACGTCGGGCCCGGGCACGATGCCCACCGACCAGCGGACGGTGGCGACGGTGCCCGTGCAGGAGCTGGGCGCGGGGAGGTGCACCAGCCTCACCGTGAATGCCTCGGCGCAGCGGCCGCAGGACGCCATGGCAGACGAGCCGCTCTACCTGGGCGCCTTCGTCGACGCGTTCCAGGCGCAGCAGGAGCTGCGCGAGGACAACAACCTCCACGTCGGTGGCCTGATGGGCGTGGGCCACCGGTCCGACCTGGTGGTGACGGAGGTGAGCGGCCCGGCCAGCGTGCGCCATGGCGACTCCTTCAACGCCACGGTGAAGGTCTGCAACCAGGGCACGGAGACCACCAGCGGCTGGTACTCGCAGCCGCGCGTGGAGCTGTACCTGTCTCGCGACACGACGGTGACGCCGCCGCCGATGGGCCCGAGCTACCCGGACAATGACCAGCGGCTGATTGGCTCGGTGGAGCTGCCGCCCATGGCCGCGGGCCAGTGTGTCACCCGGACGGTGAGCGCCAACGCGTCTCCGCCGTACCCTCAGGCCCCCGGCGGGCTGGAGACGGCCTTCTACCTGGGCGCCATCGTGGACCCGAACCAGTCCGAGCAGGAGCTGCGCGAGGACAACAACGTCACCGTGGGCACCCTCATCGGCGTGGGCAACCTGGCGGACCTGGTGGTGACGCAGGTGCAGGGCCCGCCGAGCGTGCGCCATGGTGACGCCTTCACCGCGACGGTGACGGTGTGCAACCAGGGCACGTACAGCTCCGGCGGCTGGTATGGCCAGAGCAGGCTGGCGCTGTACCTGTCCGCGGATGACACGCTCGCGGTGCCGTCGACCGGGGGCCCCAATCCGTACCCGACGACGGACGAGCAGGAGGTGGCCTCCGACTACCTGCCGTCGCTGCAGCCGGGCCAGTGCGTGACGCGCGTCCTGACGGCCAACGCCCAGCCGCCTCCGGGGCCATACTCGGACCGGGCCTGGTACCTGGGTGCCACCATCGACACCCAGGCGACGGAGCAGGAGCTGCGCGAGGACAACAACAGCCTCGTGGGCGGTCTGGTGGGCGTGGGCTTCCGCGCGGACCTGGTGGTGACGGAGGTGAGCGGCCCCGCCAGCGTGCGGCCCGGTGACTCCTTCAACGCCACCGTGCAGGTCTGCAACCAGGGCACGTACGGCTCCGGCGGTTGGTATGGGCAGACCCGGCTGGAGCTGTACCAGTCCCGGACTCCCGAGCTGGCCTTCCCTGAGCCGGGGCCGGGCTCCCAGAACCCGGACGTGCAGTGGCTCGTCGGCGGCATCGACGTGATGCCGCTCATGGAGGGGCAGTGCGTGACGCTCACCGTCCCGGCGTCTGCCCATGGCGGCTACGGCTCCAGTGCCCCCCGGGCCTGGTACCTGGGCGCCATCGTGGACGCCCACCAGGGCGAGCAGGAGCTGCGCGAGGACAACAACGTCACCGTGGGCGGCCTGATGGGCGTGGGCAACGACGCGGACCTCGTCGTGACCGCGGTGAGCGGCCCGCCTGCCGTTCAGCGGGGTGGGGCCTTCACGGCGGACGTGACGGTTTGCAACCAGGGCACGGAGCCCAGCAACCACCCGTACGTCAACGGGCACCTGGAGCTGTACCTGTCCCTGGACACGTCGGTGACGGTGCCGGTGCCCGGCGGCCCGGGCCCGATGTACCCGCCGAATGACCAGGTGCTGGTGGGCTCGCTGGACGTGGGGACGCTCGCGCCGGCGCAGTGCGTGACGGTGGCCGTGCCGGCCGCGGCGAACCTGCTCTCCGACCCGGCGTGGGATGACGGGGCCTTCTACCTGGCCGCCGCCATCGACACGGCGTCCACCATCTCCGAGCTGCGCGAGGACAACAACGTCACCGTCGGCGGCCTGATGGGCGTGGGCAGCCGGCCCGACCTGGTGGTGACGTCGGTGACGGCGCCCTCCAGCGTGCAGCATGGCGCGGTCTTCACCGCCTCGGTGGAGGTGTGCAACCAGGGCACGACGCCTGTCGACGGCACCTACGGCGGGCCCATGGTGGAGCTGTACATCTCGCTGGACACCACGCTCACCGCGGGAGGCCCGGGCCCGATGTCCATGGACCAGTACCCCGTCGGCTCCACGCAGCTGGGCGCACTGGCGGCGGGGCAGTGCACGACGCTGAGCCTGTCGGGCAATGCCCATGCGCCGCCGGCGGGGCAGGGCGCGGGCGCCTACTTCCTGGGCGCCATCATCGACCCGCACCACGGCCACGCCGAGCTGCGTGAGGACAACAACTCGAGGGCGGACCACGCCTTCGAGCTGACCTGGTAG